A single region of the Massilia sp. erpn genome encodes:
- a CDS encoding ABC transporter permease yields MLSTGFRTLVYKETLRFYKVATQTIAAPVLTAMLYLLIFGHVLGGQKVYQGVSYTAFLIPGLVMMSVLQNSFANASSSLIQSKITGNLVFVLLTPLSHWEIFSAYVLAAMVRGITVGFGVFIVTAWFAQLSFTAPLWILAFALLGAAILGTVGLIAGIWAEKFDQLAAFQNFLIVPLTFLAGVFYSIHSLPPFWLAVSHLNPFFYMIDGFRYGFFGQSDVNPWTSFAIVASFLAVLSLLAIRLLRSGYRLRH; encoded by the coding sequence ATGCTCTCAACCGGCTTCCGCACCCTGGTGTACAAAGAAACGCTGCGCTTCTACAAGGTCGCCACCCAGACCATCGCCGCGCCCGTCCTGACGGCCATGCTGTATCTGCTGATCTTCGGCCATGTGCTGGGCGGGCAGAAGGTGTACCAGGGCGTCAGCTATACCGCCTTCCTGATTCCGGGCCTGGTGATGATGAGCGTGCTGCAGAATTCCTTCGCCAATGCTTCGTCCTCGCTGATCCAGTCCAAGATCACGGGCAATCTGGTGTTCGTGCTGCTCACGCCCCTGTCGCACTGGGAGATTTTCTCGGCCTATGTGCTGGCGGCCATGGTGCGCGGCATCACGGTCGGTTTCGGCGTGTTCATCGTCACGGCCTGGTTCGCGCAGCTGAGCTTCACCGCGCCGCTGTGGATTCTGGCCTTCGCCCTGCTGGGCGCCGCCATCCTCGGCACCGTGGGCCTGATCGCCGGCATCTGGGCCGAGAAATTCGACCAGCTGGCCGCCTTTCAGAACTTTCTGATCGTTCCGTTGACCTTCCTCGCGGGCGTCTTCTATTCGATCCATTCGCTGCCGCCGTTCTGGCTCGCCGTCTCGCACCTGAACCCGTTCTTCTACATGATCGACGGCTTCCGCTACGGCTTCTTCGGCCAGTCCGACGTCAATCCCTGGACCAGTTTCGCCATCGTCGCCAGCTTCCTCGCGGTGCTGTCGCTGCTGGCCATCCGTCTTCTGCGCAGCGGCTACCGTCTGCGCCACTAA
- a CDS encoding lipid asymmetry maintenance protein MlaB, which yields MSAANNNSLSLTSLTVANATAALEQGLAAIRAGQTTFDLSKVTAVDSAAVSVMLAWQRAAAQAGVRLDLQNLPDSLKSLTKLYGVCPLIASAPAPVAEEPALSPANLHHH from the coding sequence ATGTCTGCTGCCAACAACAACTCGCTGTCCCTGACCTCGCTGACCGTGGCCAACGCCACGGCGGCGCTGGAACAGGGTCTGGCCGCCATCCGCGCCGGCCAGACCACGTTTGACCTGAGCAAAGTGACGGCGGTGGATTCGGCGGCCGTATCCGTGATGCTGGCCTGGCAGCGTGCCGCTGCCCAGGCTGGCGTCCGCCTCGACCTGCAAAACCTGCCTGATTCGCTGAAAAGCCTGACCAAGCTGTATGGCGTTTGCCCGCTGATCGCAAGCGCCCCGGCCCCCGTGGCCGAAGAGCCGGCCCTGAGCCCGGCCAACCTGCACCATCATTGA
- a CDS encoding phospholipid-binding protein MlaC, with the protein MKLIKQLIALATVAFAVSATAAPAPANEAPDVLVKRISQEVLDTAKADKEIQAGNQKRVMDLVETKILPYVDFQRMTSLAAGRYWREATPDQQKQLSTEFRTLLIFTYSGALSQVKNETIEFKPLRADPSDTEVEVRSQVNVARGEPVPLNYRVAKSAAGWKIYDINVLGAWLVETYKGTFASEISKGGIDGLIKALANKNKQLANKPLKTVQK; encoded by the coding sequence ATGAAACTGATTAAGCAACTCATCGCCCTGGCCACCGTGGCCTTCGCCGTCAGCGCGACGGCCGCCCCGGCCCCGGCCAACGAAGCGCCGGACGTTCTGGTGAAACGCATCAGCCAGGAAGTGCTGGACACCGCCAAGGCCGACAAGGAAATCCAGGCCGGCAACCAGAAACGCGTGATGGACCTGGTGGAAACCAAGATCCTGCCCTACGTCGATTTCCAGCGCATGACCTCGCTGGCTGCCGGCCGTTACTGGCGCGAAGCCACGCCGGACCAGCAAAAACAGCTGTCCACCGAGTTCCGCACCCTCCTGATCTTCACCTACTCGGGCGCCCTGTCCCAGGTGAAGAATGAAACCATCGAGTTCAAGCCGCTGCGCGCCGACCCGAGCGACACCGAAGTGGAAGTGCGTTCGCAAGTGAACGTGGCCCGCGGCGAGCCGGTGCCGCTGAACTACCGCGTCGCCAAGTCGGCGGCCGGCTGGAAGATTTACGACATCAATGTGCTGGGCGCCTGGCTGGTGGAAACCTACAAGGGCACCTTCGCTTCCGAAATCAGCAAGGGCGGCATCGATGGCCTGATCAAGGCGCTGGCCAACAAGAACAAGCAGCTGGCCAACAAGCCCCTGAAAACCGTCCAGAAATAA
- a CDS encoding ABC transporter ATP-binding protein, with translation MTAIQISNVEKRYQSLRALGGVSLSIEEGEFFGLLGPNGAGKTTLISIIAGLIRADKGTVKIHGHDVVSDFRAARRKLGVVPQELVFDPFFTVRETLRLQSGYFGLGKNDAWIDEVMHNLDLTPKADTNMRALSGGMKRRVLVAQALVHKPPVIVLDEPTAGVDVELRQTLWKFISRLNREGHTVVLTTHYLEEAQAMCKRVAMLKTGQVVAADTMAALIRRISGSQLIVHMQRGDLPDDLRHLVTHPLEADSGHKYSLRINDYAEVEGILARLRESGAVIDEMQLQQADLEDIFLQIMNGGE, from the coding sequence ATGACAGCAATCCAAATCAGTAATGTCGAGAAGCGTTACCAATCGCTGCGGGCGCTGGGCGGCGTGTCTCTCTCCATCGAGGAAGGTGAGTTTTTCGGGCTGCTGGGGCCGAATGGCGCCGGCAAAACCACCCTGATCTCCATCATCGCCGGCCTGATCCGCGCCGATAAGGGCACGGTCAAGATCCATGGCCATGACGTGGTCAGCGATTTCCGCGCCGCGCGCCGCAAGCTGGGCGTGGTGCCGCAGGAACTGGTGTTCGATCCCTTCTTCACCGTGCGCGAAACCCTGCGCCTGCAATCGGGCTATTTCGGCCTGGGCAAGAACGACGCCTGGATCGATGAGGTCATGCACAACCTGGACCTGACGCCCAAGGCCGACACCAATATGCGCGCCCTGTCCGGCGGCATGAAGCGGCGCGTGCTGGTGGCCCAGGCCCTGGTACACAAGCCGCCCGTCATCGTGCTCGACGAACCGACCGCCGGCGTTGACGTGGAACTGCGCCAGACCTTGTGGAAGTTCATCTCGCGCCTGAACCGCGAAGGCCACACCGTGGTGCTGACCACCCACTACCTGGAAGAGGCGCAAGCCATGTGCAAGCGCGTCGCCATGCTGAAAACCGGCCAGGTGGTGGCGGCCGACACCATGGCGGCCCTGATCCGCCGCATTTCCGGCTCCCAGCTGATCGTGCATATGCAGCGCGGCGATCTGCCGGACGATCTGCGCCACCTGGTCACGCACCCGCTGGAAGCCGACAGCGGCCACAAATACAGCCTGCGCATCAATGACTATGCGGAGGTGGAAGGCATCCTGGCGCGCCTGCGCGAAAGCGGCGCCGTCATCGACGAGATGCAGTTGCAGCAGGCCGACCTGGAAGACATCTTCCTGCAAATCATGAACGGAGGCGAATAA
- a CDS encoding BolA family protein → MSTTPEAIHSYIAAGLECTHLQVEGDGQHFQATIVSPAFAGKRLIQRHQLVYAALGDRMREEIHALSMKTLTPEEFQG, encoded by the coding sequence GTGAGCACCACACCAGAAGCAATCCACAGCTATATCGCCGCCGGCCTCGAATGCACTCACCTGCAAGTGGAAGGCGACGGCCAGCATTTCCAGGCTACCATCGTCTCGCCAGCCTTCGCCGGCAAGCGCCTGATCCAGCGCCACCAGCTGGTGTACGCGGCGCTGGGCGACCGCATGCGCGAAGAGATCCACGCGCTGTCGATGAAAACCCTGACCCCTGAAGAATTCCAAGGATAA